In Brienomyrus brachyistius isolate T26 chromosome 14, BBRACH_0.4, whole genome shotgun sequence, the following proteins share a genomic window:
- the rin3 gene encoding ras and Rab interactor 3 isoform X2, which yields MITAALPPDAEPYSGRLSPNVSGSFPASSQDSAMPGIPAVPVSFSPTVTEVSSSLVPGGQSPSSCRPVSPPALLPSPADISILDKLIKTCPVWLQLGITESRATRILQGETPGIFLVRRDMHKKRMILSVRLFNQKSRPQVQDIPVKEENLLMYLEGSVLVFDDIFKLIAFYCVSRDILPFKLRLPNAIVQATKYEHMEIISSLGSDFWGSSLNRHCGLAAGGGHSGERDGQDSLSSYHNHGSRDSCEVEPPARSDGLWYVNPVRLEEFYGGLLADVSIARSQSLTLPASLDQSRPWRTALLPPHPPPSSSSQLTTAKEEEDCGGHAVTVLGGSSETATAEVAEVSSLHSSRHQVSESSSLWFSELHSESPSEHRKGGVTSGEGLDVATIPSLLRISGVNNTEGPFLEDAWPLVKEPASSAMTDSNKGPAISQDTRKKEAPIPPPRKNRNSRVPFCSTRSTMVEDLQRPQRNSEPIPQKSPSKMLQPSASVMPSKSAVCSLEGGSSRLDHDSPSASSTEEEADIAVRLAKTHKQNPTLMINKAKKRLSRVNLSQMLTGLISAEKKLQHRILNLAQDRDSYFGNLVLDYRAFTLEAMQKRTSSTEMLQEIRQMLTQLKGYLIQSTELQAILESSVYPEEKLESIIETTLFKCVLKPLRDAIYARLWDLHTGNNSLMKLRDNQQVVLNTTTTDLGVTTSVPESADVEKIKFKLDMLHKQYSPEKKISILLKACKLIYESMSVSCPGRTLGADDFLPVLMYVVAHSNITPLMLDVEYMMELMDPAMQLGEGSYYLTTTYGALEHIKNYDIMQMTRQLSSEVQDSIHRWERHRTLSKKRLSGSPVEDFVKVSLLEAGANTKTLGIRASTTIQDLCRHCAETFEVVEPETYRLYISVDGKYQSLTSEELPLSVKSSLHHSEHRAKYHFVYRPGVCESEADDVPCFLLPSGI from the exons ATGATTACAGCGGCTCTCCCGCCAGATGCAGAACCATATTCGGG TCGCCTTTCACCCAACGTCTCCGGAAGCTTCCCTGCGTCGTCCCAAGACTCCGCCATGCCTGGCATTCCTGCAGTGCCTGTGTCTTTCTCACCTACTGTCACCGAGGTCTCTTCATCCCTGGTCCCGGGGGGTCAAAGCCCGTCGAGCTGCAGGCCTGTCTCACCACCAGCCCTCCTGCCTTCTCCGGCAGACATTAGCATCTTAGACAAACTCATCAAGACGTGTCCCGTATGGCTCCAATTGGGAATCACAGAGAGTAGAGCCACTCGCATCCTGCAGGGAGAAACTCCCGGG ATATTTTTAGTCAGAAGAGACATGCATAAGAAGAGGATGATCCTGTCAGTACGTCTTTTCAACCAGAAGAGCAGGCCACAAGTTCAGGACATACCAGTCAAAGAGGAGAACTTAT TAATGTATCTGGAAGGTTCCGTCCTGGTCTTTGACGATATTTTCAAACTCATCGCCTTCTACTGTGTCAGCCG AGATATTCTTCCATTCAAACTGAGACTGCCAAATGCCATCGTCCAGGCAACAAAATACGAACACATGGAGATTATATCAAGCCTTGGTTCAg ATTTCTGGGGCTCTTCCTTAAATAGGCATTGTGGCCTCGCTGCTGGGGGAGGGCACAGTGGCGAGAGAGACGGACAAGACTCACTGAGCTCATACCACAACCACGGCAGTCGCGACTCCTGCGAAGTCGAGCCGCCTGCCAGAAGCGACGGCCTGTGGTACGTGAACCCCGTCCGGCTGGAGGAGTTCTACGGCGGGCTGCTCGCAGATGTCTCCATTGCTAGGAGCCAGAGCCTGACTTTGCCGGCTTCGCTGGACCAGAGCAGGCCCTGGAGGACGGCCCTACTTCCGCCACACCCTCCCCCCAGCTCCTCCTCCCAGCTAACTACAGCAAAAGAGGAAGAGGACTGTGGCGGCCATGCAGTGACAGTACTGGGTGGCAGCTCAGAGACAGCCACAGCGGAGGTGGCAGAGGTGTCGTCTTTGCACTCAAGCAGACACCAAGTTTCTGAGTCGTCCAGCCTCTGGTTCTCTGAACTGCACTCAGAGAGTCCATCTGAACATAGGAAGGGTGGCGTGACTTCAGGCGAAGGGCTCGACGTGGCAACTATCCCCTCCTTGTTACGTATTAGCGGCGTGAACAACACTGAGGGGCCCTTTCTGGAGGACGCTTGGCCGTTGGTAAAGGAACCTGCAAGTTCAGCCATGACTGACAGCAACAAAGGCCCTGCAATCAGCCAGGACACAAGGAAGAAGGAAGCCCCTATCCCTCCACCAAGGAAGAACAGAAACTCCCGAGTTCCATTCTGCTCCACAAGGTCCACAATGGTAGAAGATCTGCAAAGACCTCAGAGGAACTCAGAACCAATACCCCAGAAGTCTCCTTCCAAGATGCTGCAGCCATCTGCCTCCGTGATGCCCTCCAAAAGCGCAGTTTGTTCTCTCGAGGGTGGGTCTTCACGTCTGGACCACGACTCCCCCTctgccagcagcacagaggaggAAGCTGATATTGCCGTCAGACTGGCGAAGACCCATAAGCAGAATCCCACGCTTATGATCAACAAGGCCAAGAAGCGGCTGTCACGGGTCAACCTATCACAGATGCTCACAGGCCTCATATCTGCTGAGAAGAAACTCCAGCACCGGATTTTGAACCTTGCGCAAGACAGAGACTCATACTTCGGGAATCTTGTACTGGACTACCGGGCATTCACACTGGAAGCCATGCAGAAGCGCACATCCAGCACGGAGATGCTGCAGGAGATCCGGCAGATGCTAACCCAGCTGAAGGGATACCTCATTCAGAGTACTGAGCTTCAGGCAATCCTAGAGTCTTCAGTGTaccctgaggagaagttag AGTCCATAATAGAGACAACGCTGTTCAAGTGCGTTCTGAAACCTCTGCGGGATGCGATCTATGCAAGGCTGTGGGACCTTCACACGGGGAATAACTCACTGATGAAGCTGCGTGACAACCAGCAGGTGGTGCTCAACACCACCACCACTGACCTGGGAGTTACCACCAGTGTGCCGGAATCAGCCGATGTGGAGAAGATTAAATTCAAGCTGGACATGCTACACAAACAGTACTCCCCTGAAAAGAAAATCTCTATCCTGTTAAAGGCCTGCAAGCTTATTTACGAGTCCATGTCGGTCAGCTGTCCTG GACGGACCCTGGGGGCCGATGACTTCCTCCCGGTCTTAATGTATGTAGTGGCCCATAGCAACATTACACCTTTAATGCTGGACGTGGAATACATGATGGAACTCATGGACCCCGCCATGCAGCTCGGAGAAG GCTCCTACTACTTGACAACAACCTATGGGGCACTTGAGCATATAAAGAACTATGACATTATGCAAATGACCCGGCAACTTAGTTCGGAAGTGCAAGACTCCATCCATCGCTGGGAAAGGCATCGCACCTTGAGCAAAAAGCGTCTGTCTGGCTCTCCTGTAGAG GACTTCGTGAAGGTATCCTTGCTGGAGGCTGGTGCCAACACCAAGACTCTTGGCATCCGAGCCAGCACTACCATACAGGACCTCTGCAGACACTGTGCAGAGACATTTGAGGTTGTCGAGCCCGAGACCTACAGGTTATATATTTCGGTGGATGGAAAGTACCAAAGCCTGACCTCAGAGGAACTTCCTTTGTCAGTGAAATCCAGTTTGCACCACAGTGAGCACCGTGCAAAGTATCATTTCGTATACCGGCCAGGAGTCTGTGAATCTGAAGCTGATGATGTCCCCTGTTTCCTATTGCCGAGCGGCAtctga
- the rin3 gene encoding ras and Rab interactor 3 isoform X1 — protein MITAALPPDAEPYSGRLSPNVSGSFPASSQDSAMPGIPAVPVSFSPTVTEVSSSLVPGGQSPSSCRPVSPPALLPSPADISILDKLIKTCPVWLQLGITESRATRILQGETPGIFLVRRDMHKKRMILSVRLFNQKSRPQVQDIPVKEENLCELMYLEGSVLVFDDIFKLIAFYCVSRDILPFKLRLPNAIVQATKYEHMEIISSLGSDFWGSSLNRHCGLAAGGGHSGERDGQDSLSSYHNHGSRDSCEVEPPARSDGLWYVNPVRLEEFYGGLLADVSIARSQSLTLPASLDQSRPWRTALLPPHPPPSSSSQLTTAKEEEDCGGHAVTVLGGSSETATAEVAEVSSLHSSRHQVSESSSLWFSELHSESPSEHRKGGVTSGEGLDVATIPSLLRISGVNNTEGPFLEDAWPLVKEPASSAMTDSNKGPAISQDTRKKEAPIPPPRKNRNSRVPFCSTRSTMVEDLQRPQRNSEPIPQKSPSKMLQPSASVMPSKSAVCSLEGGSSRLDHDSPSASSTEEEADIAVRLAKTHKQNPTLMINKAKKRLSRVNLSQMLTGLISAEKKLQHRILNLAQDRDSYFGNLVLDYRAFTLEAMQKRTSSTEMLQEIRQMLTQLKGYLIQSTELQAILESSVYPEEKLESIIETTLFKCVLKPLRDAIYARLWDLHTGNNSLMKLRDNQQVVLNTTTTDLGVTTSVPESADVEKIKFKLDMLHKQYSPEKKISILLKACKLIYESMSVSCPGRTLGADDFLPVLMYVVAHSNITPLMLDVEYMMELMDPAMQLGEGSYYLTTTYGALEHIKNYDIMQMTRQLSSEVQDSIHRWERHRTLSKKRLSGSPVEDFVKVSLLEAGANTKTLGIRASTTIQDLCRHCAETFEVVEPETYRLYISVDGKYQSLTSEELPLSVKSSLHHSEHRAKYHFVYRPGVCESEADDVPCFLLPSGI, from the exons ATGATTACAGCGGCTCTCCCGCCAGATGCAGAACCATATTCGGG TCGCCTTTCACCCAACGTCTCCGGAAGCTTCCCTGCGTCGTCCCAAGACTCCGCCATGCCTGGCATTCCTGCAGTGCCTGTGTCTTTCTCACCTACTGTCACCGAGGTCTCTTCATCCCTGGTCCCGGGGGGTCAAAGCCCGTCGAGCTGCAGGCCTGTCTCACCACCAGCCCTCCTGCCTTCTCCGGCAGACATTAGCATCTTAGACAAACTCATCAAGACGTGTCCCGTATGGCTCCAATTGGGAATCACAGAGAGTAGAGCCACTCGCATCCTGCAGGGAGAAACTCCCGGG ATATTTTTAGTCAGAAGAGACATGCATAAGAAGAGGATGATCCTGTCAGTACGTCTTTTCAACCAGAAGAGCAGGCCACAAGTTCAGGACATACCAGTCAAAGAGGAGAACTTATGTGAGT TAATGTATCTGGAAGGTTCCGTCCTGGTCTTTGACGATATTTTCAAACTCATCGCCTTCTACTGTGTCAGCCG AGATATTCTTCCATTCAAACTGAGACTGCCAAATGCCATCGTCCAGGCAACAAAATACGAACACATGGAGATTATATCAAGCCTTGGTTCAg ATTTCTGGGGCTCTTCCTTAAATAGGCATTGTGGCCTCGCTGCTGGGGGAGGGCACAGTGGCGAGAGAGACGGACAAGACTCACTGAGCTCATACCACAACCACGGCAGTCGCGACTCCTGCGAAGTCGAGCCGCCTGCCAGAAGCGACGGCCTGTGGTACGTGAACCCCGTCCGGCTGGAGGAGTTCTACGGCGGGCTGCTCGCAGATGTCTCCATTGCTAGGAGCCAGAGCCTGACTTTGCCGGCTTCGCTGGACCAGAGCAGGCCCTGGAGGACGGCCCTACTTCCGCCACACCCTCCCCCCAGCTCCTCCTCCCAGCTAACTACAGCAAAAGAGGAAGAGGACTGTGGCGGCCATGCAGTGACAGTACTGGGTGGCAGCTCAGAGACAGCCACAGCGGAGGTGGCAGAGGTGTCGTCTTTGCACTCAAGCAGACACCAAGTTTCTGAGTCGTCCAGCCTCTGGTTCTCTGAACTGCACTCAGAGAGTCCATCTGAACATAGGAAGGGTGGCGTGACTTCAGGCGAAGGGCTCGACGTGGCAACTATCCCCTCCTTGTTACGTATTAGCGGCGTGAACAACACTGAGGGGCCCTTTCTGGAGGACGCTTGGCCGTTGGTAAAGGAACCTGCAAGTTCAGCCATGACTGACAGCAACAAAGGCCCTGCAATCAGCCAGGACACAAGGAAGAAGGAAGCCCCTATCCCTCCACCAAGGAAGAACAGAAACTCCCGAGTTCCATTCTGCTCCACAAGGTCCACAATGGTAGAAGATCTGCAAAGACCTCAGAGGAACTCAGAACCAATACCCCAGAAGTCTCCTTCCAAGATGCTGCAGCCATCTGCCTCCGTGATGCCCTCCAAAAGCGCAGTTTGTTCTCTCGAGGGTGGGTCTTCACGTCTGGACCACGACTCCCCCTctgccagcagcacagaggaggAAGCTGATATTGCCGTCAGACTGGCGAAGACCCATAAGCAGAATCCCACGCTTATGATCAACAAGGCCAAGAAGCGGCTGTCACGGGTCAACCTATCACAGATGCTCACAGGCCTCATATCTGCTGAGAAGAAACTCCAGCACCGGATTTTGAACCTTGCGCAAGACAGAGACTCATACTTCGGGAATCTTGTACTGGACTACCGGGCATTCACACTGGAAGCCATGCAGAAGCGCACATCCAGCACGGAGATGCTGCAGGAGATCCGGCAGATGCTAACCCAGCTGAAGGGATACCTCATTCAGAGTACTGAGCTTCAGGCAATCCTAGAGTCTTCAGTGTaccctgaggagaagttag AGTCCATAATAGAGACAACGCTGTTCAAGTGCGTTCTGAAACCTCTGCGGGATGCGATCTATGCAAGGCTGTGGGACCTTCACACGGGGAATAACTCACTGATGAAGCTGCGTGACAACCAGCAGGTGGTGCTCAACACCACCACCACTGACCTGGGAGTTACCACCAGTGTGCCGGAATCAGCCGATGTGGAGAAGATTAAATTCAAGCTGGACATGCTACACAAACAGTACTCCCCTGAAAAGAAAATCTCTATCCTGTTAAAGGCCTGCAAGCTTATTTACGAGTCCATGTCGGTCAGCTGTCCTG GACGGACCCTGGGGGCCGATGACTTCCTCCCGGTCTTAATGTATGTAGTGGCCCATAGCAACATTACACCTTTAATGCTGGACGTGGAATACATGATGGAACTCATGGACCCCGCCATGCAGCTCGGAGAAG GCTCCTACTACTTGACAACAACCTATGGGGCACTTGAGCATATAAAGAACTATGACATTATGCAAATGACCCGGCAACTTAGTTCGGAAGTGCAAGACTCCATCCATCGCTGGGAAAGGCATCGCACCTTGAGCAAAAAGCGTCTGTCTGGCTCTCCTGTAGAG GACTTCGTGAAGGTATCCTTGCTGGAGGCTGGTGCCAACACCAAGACTCTTGGCATCCGAGCCAGCACTACCATACAGGACCTCTGCAGACACTGTGCAGAGACATTTGAGGTTGTCGAGCCCGAGACCTACAGGTTATATATTTCGGTGGATGGAAAGTACCAAAGCCTGACCTCAGAGGAACTTCCTTTGTCAGTGAAATCCAGTTTGCACCACAGTGAGCACCGTGCAAAGTATCATTTCGTATACCGGCCAGGAGTCTGTGAATCTGAAGCTGATGATGTCCCCTGTTTCCTATTGCCGAGCGGCAtctga